A window from Atribacteraceae bacterium encodes these proteins:
- the amrB gene encoding AmmeMemoRadiSam system protein B: MVRQPAFSGYFYPDDPATLKKMIDAFYRMPDGPGATFTQQSIPPLLGIVVPHAGYQYSGPVAAWSFGALAQGARAETYVLLGPCHHPGRTGIALSEADVWQTPLGEVAVDQEAGAFLLSRGTGCGFDGSAHVREHSIEVQIPFLQYFVPGPLKILPIIMLDQSEEAAFVLSGLLAELSRTKSLAVIASSDFTHYEPESEARKKDLPLIELLTGLQVREFYRFLDEKRVTTCGPGCLAVLAGLQKRLSGLSGRLLRYATSGETSHDYQRVVGYASIIFPRGEW, encoded by the coding sequence TTCTACCGCATGCCTGACGGACCTGGCGCAACCTTTACTCAACAGTCGATTCCACCCCTCCTGGGAATAGTTGTCCCCCACGCTGGCTATCAATATTCCGGACCGGTGGCTGCCTGGTCGTTCGGGGCTCTGGCCCAGGGTGCCCGGGCGGAAACCTATGTCCTGCTGGGACCCTGCCACCATCCTGGAAGAACGGGGATCGCTTTGAGTGAAGCGGATGTTTGGCAGACTCCCTTGGGTGAGGTGGCCGTTGACCAGGAAGCGGGGGCTTTTCTCCTGTCTCGCGGAACGGGCTGCGGCTTTGACGGGAGCGCCCATGTCCGGGAACATTCCATCGAGGTTCAAATCCCCTTTTTACAGTATTTTGTTCCCGGACCGCTGAAAATCTTGCCGATCATCATGCTGGACCAGTCTGAAGAGGCGGCATTCGTGCTTTCTGGACTCCTGGCGGAGCTGTCCCGGACGAAGTCGCTTGCCGTCATCGCCAGCTCTGATTTTACCCACTATGAGCCGGAAAGCGAAGCGCGAAAAAAGGACCTTCCATTGATCGAGCTGTTAACCGGTTTGCAGGTCAGAGAATTCTACCGGTTTCTCGATGAAAAGAGGGTAACCACCTGTGGACCGGGCTGTCTGGCCGTCCTGGCTGGACTGCAGAAAAGGCTTTCCGGACTCTCCGGCCGGCTATTGCGCTATGCGACAAGTGGTGAAACAAGCCACGACTATCAACGGGTGGTCGGTTATGCCTCGATCATTTTCCCCCGGGGGGAGTGGTAA